DNA sequence from the Armigeres subalbatus isolate Guangzhou_Male chromosome 1, GZ_Asu_2, whole genome shotgun sequence genome:
TTTCTACTCGCAGCCCTAGATTAATGGTAATTTTCatgttattattgcaaattttaTGAGTTCAATTGTGTACTTACAATGTATAGTAACTAGGTggaataataatatttattaattaattatgtTAGAGTTAGAAAGGTATCAATTTTGTCACGTGTAAATACTGCTTACAATCAGTGTTATTGTTTTGCATTATTGTCATGTACGTCTGTCTGCTGTCAGTTGAATCTTATCGGTTAACTGACAATCGTCAGTGTTGCTAGGGTGATCGGTTTCACCAACATGCCCCGACCCGTATTGCTCGACGTTCTCTGCAGCTGTACATCTATTCATCACCTCAAGCACGGCTAGTCCAGTAACCGATCTCTGTAGCATTCCGTTATTCGTTTGCACATCTGCTCGACGAACAACGCCATCTTTCCCCTTGTGGATCCTAACAATCCTTCCCCGTTTCCAACTGTTGCGTGTACCAGGGTCCACTATCATCACCAGGTCTCCGGGCTTCACAGGCTCTGTTTCCAACAACCATTTTGAACGGCAGCTGATGACAGGCATATACTCCTTGATCCACTTTGTCCAGAATAGGTCCAGCAGATGTTGGATTTGGTCCCAATTGCTTCTAACTGCTACACCACTGTCCACCGGAAGCTGAGCTGGCTGTACCACCCCACTAGAGCTCAGTAACAGAAAGTGATTAGGTGTGAGCGCTTCAGTGTCTTCATATTCCAGCGGAACATATGTTAATGGACGGGAGTTAATGATGGATTCCACTTCTGTTAAATACGTATAAAATGTTTCCTCGTCCGGTTTTCTTTCCGATGAAATGGTCCGCAACGCTGTTTTCACCGACCTCACAAGGCGCTCCCATGCCCCACCCATATGAGGAGTAGCTGGAGGGTTGAAGTGCCACTGCGTGTCAGCGTTGGTGAAcgttccggaaatttctctgtTGATGCTGGCAATCTGGTCTCGTAGTTCACGACTCGCCCCTATGAAGTTGGTGCCCTGGTCACTATATATTTCCTGGGGGGCTCCTCTTCTCGCTATAAATCTCCTAATAGCCATTTTACACGCTTCGGTTGATAAGCTGCCGACCACTTCTAGGTGGACTGCTCGTACCGTAAGGCACGTAACAAGCATTATCCATTTCTTCACTTCGTATCTTCTAACGCGCAAGGAAAATGGACCACAATAGTCTATACCAATAAATGTGAAAGCACGAACGTATGGAGTCACTCGCGCCTCTGGGAGTGGTGCCATTTTTGGAAACCTTGGGATGGCCTTGTAAACCGCGCACCACTTGCACTGTTTCGCAATTATACGAACGACGACTCTTAGACTGGCGATATGAAACTTTTGGCGGATTTCGTTGATAACTGTCTGGCTATTCCCATGTGCAAACCGCTGATGATACCATAGAACTAATAGCCTGGTGCCATAatgattttttggtaaaaccacCGGGAACTTTGTGGCATACGATGCATGCGGAGCGTTTCGCAGTCGCCCGTCAAGTCGGATCACACCAACATTGTCGATGAATAGTGACAACTTCCGTAGAGGGCTGGCTTTATCAAATTTTTTTCTTTGATGTGGTTGGAGTTCTCGATTTTTTACAAGTATAAGTAATTCTCCGAAGTATGCTTCTGCTTGAATCCATCGCCATAAGGTGAACTCCGCCTCCTGCAATTCCTGTCGAGATAGCACTGGGGATGCAGCAATTTCCGCAACAAATGTCTTGCGCAACACAGCAGCGAAACGACGAACGTAGCCAACGGTTCTTATCAGACGCTGGAGATTAGAGAATCTTTCGAAGTCAATAACGGTTTCAGTCGCATTTCGATGATGAGCGTGTACTCCACGTTGTTCTTCTCCTGTATCAGCAGCAGGTAGCCCGTGTGTCGGCCATTGTGATTCCTCTAGGTATAGAAACTCAGGTCCTCTAAACCATCTACTATCTTCGCGTAGGTTAGGTCCGTTTCCCCATTTTGTCGCTTCATCAGCGACGTTGAGACGAGTTGGGACCCATCTCCATTCATCCAACTTTGTTTCTTCCAGAATTTCGCCCACTCGAAAGGCAACGAATTGGCGATACTTCCTCTGGTCCGACTGAATCCATGACAGTACAGTCCTCGAATCACTCCAAATTGTCCGCCGGTCAATAGTTAATGTGTGGCTTTGCTGTATAGACTTCATCAACCTTGTGCCAATAACCGCCGCCTGCAACTCCAATCGAGGAATGGACATTGGTTTTAATGGTGCTACTTTAGTCCTCGCCGACACAAGTACACATCTAATATGTCCCCTGTCTACAATACGGAAGTAGGCTACACAGGAGTACGCCGCTTCGCTTGCATCCACAAAAATATGGAGCTGCAAACTCTTCAAACTTTCCGGGGAATAATTTGAGAAATAGCAGCGTGGAAATTTAAGTTCAGGTAACTGATGAAGAGCCTGCAGCCATCGTCGCCAAGTTTCACGAAGCTCCTCTGGTATCAAGTCGTCCCATCCGATGCTGGCCCGCCAtatttcttgaatcaaacacttTCCATGGATCACGAAAACTGCTGCTAATCCCAGCGGGTCAAATATGCTCATTACGACTCGTAGCACTTGACGTTTTGTGGGAATGCTTGTGCCGTCGATAAACGGCTGGATGTCACCTCGAAAATTCAGAGCAAAGGTGAATATATCTTCCTGCGGTGTCCACTTCATTCCCAGAATTCTTTCAGCATGCTGGTCTTTGCCAACGGAGAAATTTTTCGTAATCTGCTGACTAGGGTCCCCGACCCGCCTAATAACACGTTCAGAGTTTGATAACCAATTTCTAATTTCGAATCCTGCACGTGCATGCACATTTTTCACATCAAGAGCTATTTTAATTGCTTCGTCCTCAGAATCTAGGCTGTCCAAGTAATCGTCCACATAATGGTTTTCTACGATGGCTACTGCAGCCTCTGGAAACCGATTCCTCCACTCATAtgcgtttttgttttttatatattggGCTGACGATGGTGAGCATGTTGACCCAAATGTTGCCACATCCATGACGAACTCTTCAAATGGTTCACTTGGTTCGTTTCGCCACAAGAATCGCTGGGCTTGTCGATcttgtggacggatttcgatctGGTGAAACATCTCTTTGATGTCTGCTGCAATGGCAAATTGTCGCTGTCGAAAACGTTGCAACACTGTGATAAGCGAGGTTGTCAAATCGGGACCTTTCATTAACATAGAATTGAGTGAAATGTTTTCAACCTTAGCCGCAGCATCCCATATGACACGAAGCTTTCCTGGTTTGTTAGGATTCAGCACAATCCCTAGAGGAAGATACCACACCCGGCGTGGATCACTATCCATTGACTCCTCTTTAGTCAGCTTATGTGCGTATCCTTTGTTTTGATAGTCGAGAATAAGTTGCCTCACGTTATCATACAAATCTGGATTCTTGCTTAACCTCCGCTCCAAACATTTGAAACGATGTATTGCCATGGATCGACTGtcaggaaattcaaaataatcgaATCTCCAAAGTAGACCAGTCTGAAATTTCCCAGATGCTGTGCGGGTAGTAGTATTTTCCATAATTTCTCGGGCACGCCGATCATCTTCGGCTTCTAATTGTGGAGAAACTGCGACTCCGACGCTTTCTACCAAAAAGAACTCCTTGACCTTGTCATGAAGATCATCATCAGATGACCGGTCACAAATATGCAGATGGCGATGCGGTGATCCTTCAAATTCATCCACGTTTCCGTAAATTGTCCAGCCAAGCCTTGTTTTAGCTGCAACGGGTTCAAGCTTCTTACCCTCTTTTTTCTTTAGCGTGACTAATAGGTGAGTATTATCTACGCCAATTAGAATACGAGGAACTGCACTTTCGTAGCTGGCGATCGGAAGGCCTTTCAAATACTCGTATTTCTGAGCTAATTCTGGATATCGTAGGGATTGAGGTGGTAGATCCAGTTTCTCCACAGTTCGCACTTCATCCATGATATGTGTTCGATCACTATTACCGCCAGATATTTCCATCTGCACCAAACGTGAATCCACCTCCGTTCGTGTTACCCCGCTTGTCCATTGCAGGCAAAGTGGCTCTACCTGACCCGTTATACCGAGCTCGTCTGCGAGTCCTTGTTCCACCAGTGTGTATGAGGATCCATCATCGAGAAACGCTAATGTGCTTACGGACGTACCTTTTCCATAAACGGTAACAGGAATAATTCGAAAAAGTGTAGGACGTGACTGATGACGATGAACACCTACAGTTCCTGTAGTTCTGTGATGATCCCTGGAATTAGTTGACGATACCGAGTCTCCGGGATGCAGCAGCCTATGATGCCGTAGTTCACAACCATTCATCCCGCATACAGTAGCTTTACAAGGCCATTTTCCATGTGCAATCAAACAGCGCCTACATAGATTCGACTGATAAACTAACTTCCAACGATCATCGATTGTGGCACGCAAAAAGATGCTACAGTCTTTAACTTTGTGACACTCCGTCTTACAGACAAGGCAGGGCTTTGGGAGATACTGTATTCTCCTATCCACTGGATAGTTAGCCTTTCGTTCTTCATGGTCGGACTGTTCTACGCCTTCATTGGAATGAGCGTTCAGAAAACCCCTTTCTTTGCTCTTTTGCTTATCCAGCCTTTTTACGGTCTCCGTTCCAACTGAAACTTTGGAAGCGGCAAATACTATTGTCGCCATATAATCTCCAAACGATTTTAAATCAACGACAGCTAGTTGACGTTGATATAAAGCCCAGTCCAGCTTCAAGTTGGTTGGAAGTTTATCTACTAGGTCTTGGAGAAGCGTAGGATTCGATAGGTGTGCTTCCATGTTCATTGATTGTAGATGGCTACAAAGATTTTGTACGACTAGACCAAAGCTAATGACACTATCTAGCTTATCTGCTTTAGGGGCAGGTGTAGACTGCACCTTATTTAGGAGACAACGAACGATTAGCTCCGGTCTTCCGAACAGAGTTTGTAATGTAGTCATTATTTGAGGTACTAGAGAAGGATGAAGAAGGTGACACTGAACTGCCTCTCTTGCATTACCCTGCAGGCATCGTTGTAGCCTCATTAAGTTTTCACCGTCAGAGTATCCACACATATCCGTAGAATTGTAGTAGCTACTGGCAAAGAGCGGCCACTCAGAAGGATCTCCTGTAAAGACTGGTAAATCTTTCGGGACCACATGCCTAGCTGCGATTTGTTGGGGAGAGGGTCCATTGAAGAGAGCCGGAGCATGTACCGGCGGCTGAACTCCTTGCGGTAAACTGGGCAGACCTCCCAGAGAATTTGGTCCTTGAACCAGTATTCTCGGAGGAGCAATATGAGGCAGACTCGACGAATCTTCTCCCAGAGCGACAATTGGATCTCGAGGTTCACTCGATGGT
Encoded proteins:
- the LOC134206680 gene encoding uncharacterized protein LOC134206680, whose protein sequence is MASSNHRRSLVRMLTDEESGFDCTLCTQPNIADKWMVQCDACGSWIHFSCAGVDERVKNDTFICAKCIAPPPPPRSRSSRSTSSSVRAARQELELKRLAEEKALHERLLKEQQEEEEALHKKALEQEQERRKKAMKEKLELERQFIEKKFEILQAGLDEDDDDRSMRSHRSVRSIRSTVQSWVEQQGSNTTVTGKETERVLAGPALYTGAIPKRTSATSRDETISSSINIGAATCKPPILASTTSPRPDLDLSALQFSPPTSKQQEPLSSVNMFISPPPVCNQPVDNNSNCPQLFEDGQQVERHRPFNCTVSANKHILLASNKTPASGTSVSTLAFLDDGSSYTLVEQGLADELGITGQVEPLCLQWTSGVTRTEVDSRLVQMEISGGNSDRTHIMDEVRTVEKLDLPPQSLRYPELAQKYEYLKGLPIASYESAVPRILIGVDNTHLLVTLKKKEGKKLEPVAAKTRLGWTIYGNVDEFEGSPHRHLHICDRSSDDDLHDKVKEFFLVESVGVAVSPQLEAEDDRRAREIMENTTTRTASGKFQTGLLWRFDYFEFPDSRSMAIHRFKCLERRLSKNPDLYDNVRQLILDYQNKGYAHKLTKEESMDSDPRRVWYLPLGIVLNPNKPGKLRVIWDAAAKVENISLNSMLMKGPDLTTSLITVLQRFRQRQFAIAADIKEMFHQIEIRPQDRQAQRFLWRNEPSEPFEEFVMDVATFGSTCSPSSAQYIKNKNAYEWRNRFPEAAVAIVENHYVDDYLDSLDSEDEAIKIALDVKNVHARAGFEIRNWLSNSERVIRRVGDPSQQITKNFSVGKDQHAERILGMKWTPQEDIFTFALNFRGDIQPFIDGTSIPTKRQVLRVVMSIFDPLGLAAVFVIHGKCLIQEIWRASIGWDDLIPEELRETWRRWLQALHQLPELKFPRCYFSNYSPESLKSLQLHIFVDASEAAYSCVAYFRIVDRGHIRCVLVSARTKVAPLKPMSIPRLELQAAVIGTRLMKSIQQSHTLTIDRRTIWSDSRTVLSWIQSDQRKYRQFVAFRVGEILEETKLDEWRWVPTRLNVADEATKWGNGPNLREDSRWFRGPEFLYLEESQWPTHGLPAADTGEEQRGVHAHHRNATETVIDFERFSNLQRLIRTVGYVRRFAAVLRKTFVAEIAASPVLSRQELQEAEFTLWRWIQAEAYFGELLILVKNRELQPHQRKKFDKASPLRKLSLFIDNVGVIRLDGRLRNAPHASYATKFPVVLPKNHYGTRLLVLWYHQRFAHGNSQTVINEIRQKFHIASLRVVVRIIAKQCKWCAVYKAIPRFPKMAPLPEARVTPYVRAFTFIGIDYCGPFSLRVRRYEVKKWIMLVTCLTVRAVHLEVVGSLSTEACKMAIRRFIARRGAPQEIYSDQGTNFIGASRELRDQIASINREISGTFTNADTQWHFNPPATPHMGGAWERLVRSVKTALRTISSERKPDEETFYTYLTEVESIINSRPLTYVPLEYEDTEALTPNHFLLLSSSGVVQPAQLPVDSGVAVRSNWDQIQHLLDLFWTKWIKEYMPVISCRSKWLLETEPVKPGDLVMIVDPGTRNSWKRGRIVRIHKGKDGVVRRADVQTNNGMLQRSVTGLAVLEVMNRCTAAENVEQYGSGHVGETDHPSNTDDCQLTDKIQLTADRPRPIGAPLPGRRFIGRPASRPADAPSLVRHSFRPTLHRSSGIPPCRRFIPPTAFHHFAVSRSPGQPSIVLSPLQSFITLYQNRE